In Gemmatimonas sp., one genomic interval encodes:
- a CDS encoding TetR/AcrR family transcriptional regulator: MTEDHRQRILQAAARVYTQHGWRGATTRRIAEEAGVNEVTLFRHFGSKDALLEQMMRDLVAAKEQERLPDDPREPEAELYAWARAHHSETCGMRPLIRQMMSDLEERPDLAPCAVSGPHSAMMQLRRYVHQLYVSGYIDHDKVATPTEIEAAVTMFMGAVFADGMNRDVMPMMFTQPVEDTVRAYVRLFLRGLHVLSQPAVRAPLVAPESTLTTISE; this comes from the coding sequence ATGACTGAAGACCATCGGCAGCGCATTCTCCAGGCGGCGGCCCGCGTCTACACCCAGCATGGATGGCGCGGGGCGACCACGCGCCGCATCGCCGAAGAAGCGGGCGTGAACGAGGTTACGCTGTTCCGGCACTTCGGCTCCAAGGACGCGCTGCTCGAGCAGATGATGCGCGACCTCGTGGCGGCCAAGGAGCAGGAGCGGCTCCCGGACGACCCGCGGGAGCCGGAGGCCGAGCTGTACGCCTGGGCGCGCGCGCATCATTCCGAGACCTGCGGCATGCGTCCGCTCATCCGGCAGATGATGTCCGATCTCGAGGAGCGGCCCGACCTCGCGCCGTGCGCGGTCAGCGGGCCGCACAGCGCCATGATGCAGCTGCGCCGCTACGTGCATCAGCTGTACGTGTCCGGCTACATCGACCATGACAAGGTGGCCACCCCCACGGAAATCGAGGCGGCCGTCACGATGTTCATGGGTGCGGTCTTCGCCGACGGCATGAACCGCGACGTGATGCCCATGATGTTCACCCAACCGGTGGAGGACACGGTGCGGGCGTATGTGCGCCTCTTCCTCCGCGGGTTGCATGTGCTGTCCCAACCGGCCGTACGCGCGCCATTGGTTGCGCCCGAGTCGACCCTTACCACGATCTCCGAATGA
- a CDS encoding DedA family protein encodes MRLPVSLLIAEASWLSMLTDAPWTYIVLGASAIITEELAPIFGGIAVHEKELRLVPLLVAITLGGWIATALLYTVGRLKWEAIRRRFPRTRATGTVALRVVRRNPVTASFLVRFAFGLRIVLPMACGAARMPLYLYLPVSLLGSIAWTAVFTAVGYVAGEAAVQAIGHLSKVGEIVGAVIVTVAVFAFLRWQRRRREKKAERRAMVQRALDASRHDA; translated from the coding sequence ATGCGCCTGCCGGTCTCCCTCCTCATTGCTGAAGCCTCCTGGCTCTCCATGCTGACCGATGCGCCGTGGACGTACATCGTCCTCGGCGCGTCGGCGATTATCACGGAGGAGTTGGCGCCGATCTTCGGTGGCATCGCGGTGCACGAAAAGGAGTTGCGCCTCGTGCCGCTGCTCGTGGCGATCACCCTGGGTGGATGGATTGCCACGGCCCTGCTGTACACGGTGGGGCGCCTCAAGTGGGAGGCCATTCGACGACGCTTTCCGCGCACCCGCGCCACCGGTACCGTGGCGCTCCGGGTGGTACGCCGCAATCCCGTCACCGCGTCGTTTCTGGTGCGCTTCGCCTTTGGGCTGCGCATCGTGCTGCCCATGGCGTGCGGGGCCGCGCGCATGCCCCTGTATCTGTATCTCCCGGTGTCACTGCTGGGCTCCATCGCCTGGACTGCGGTGTTCACCGCCGTGGGCTACGTGGCCGGGGAAGCGGCGGTGCAGGCCATCGGGCATCTCAGCAAGGTGGGCGAGATCGTCGGCGCCGTGATCGTGACGGTGGCTGTGTTTGCCTTCCTGCGCTGGCAGCGTCGGCGGCGAGAGAAGAAGGCCGAGCGGCGCGCCATGGTACAGCGCGCGCTCGACGCGTCCCGCCACGACGCGTAG
- a CDS encoding pyridoxal-dependent decarboxylase: MSTPPLTGDLSPDEFRAAAHAAVDWIAEYLEHSGQYPVRSRVRPGDIRDALPASPPTLGEPLDAMLQDFVSTIVPGITHWNHPAFFAYFANSASYSGILGELLTAGLNANGMLWVTSPAVTELEAVTLDWLRQLMGLGDGWFGQITDTASISTFYALAAARERAGLDIRTKGMAARTDLPRLRVYCSEHAHSSIDKAVIALGLGHENLVKIPADEQFRLRPDALGAAMAADVAAGCVPLAVVPCVGTTSTTSIDPVVEVVRIAREHQCWVHVDAAYGGVAAIVPELQYLMDGVDGADSLVVNPHKWLFTPMDCSVFYTRDARALKQAFALLPEYLVTSTSTGATNLMDYGIQLGRRFRALKLWMVLRAFGRDGLAERIRFHCELAREFAGMVHFEGGWELTAPVTLSLVCFRRVPPGADEVAIAALNAQIMERVNARGAVYLSHTKLGEQYTLRLAIGNIRTDRQHIELAWHELRAAAAALEAGA; this comes from the coding sequence ATGTCCACGCCGCCACTGACCGGGGATCTGTCCCCCGATGAATTTCGCGCGGCGGCGCATGCCGCCGTCGACTGGATCGCCGAGTATCTGGAGCACAGCGGCCAGTATCCCGTGCGCAGCCGGGTGCGTCCTGGCGACATTCGCGACGCGCTTCCTGCGTCGCCCCCGACACTCGGGGAGCCACTCGATGCCATGCTGCAGGATTTCGTCAGCACCATCGTGCCGGGCATCACCCACTGGAATCACCCGGCATTCTTCGCCTACTTCGCCAATTCGGCGTCGTATTCCGGCATTCTTGGCGAGTTGCTCACGGCAGGGCTCAATGCCAACGGAATGTTGTGGGTCACCAGTCCGGCGGTCACCGAGCTCGAAGCCGTCACGCTCGACTGGCTGCGGCAGCTGATGGGACTTGGCGACGGATGGTTCGGCCAGATCACCGATACGGCGAGCATCAGTACGTTTTACGCGCTCGCTGCGGCGCGTGAGCGTGCGGGGCTCGACATCCGCACCAAGGGCATGGCGGCGCGCACCGATCTGCCCCGCCTGCGTGTGTATTGCAGCGAACATGCGCACTCGTCCATCGACAAAGCGGTGATTGCCCTTGGACTTGGCCACGAGAACCTGGTGAAGATTCCGGCCGACGAGCAGTTCCGGCTTCGGCCGGACGCACTCGGGGCCGCGATGGCCGCTGATGTGGCGGCTGGCTGTGTGCCGCTGGCGGTCGTCCCGTGCGTGGGGACCACCAGCACCACGAGCATCGATCCGGTCGTCGAAGTCGTGCGAATTGCCCGCGAGCACCAGTGCTGGGTGCACGTGGACGCGGCGTATGGCGGGGTGGCGGCCATTGTCCCTGAGTTGCAGTACCTGATGGACGGCGTCGACGGCGCAGACTCACTCGTCGTCAATCCGCACAAGTGGCTTTTCACACCCATGGACTGCTCGGTGTTCTACACGCGTGACGCACGCGCGCTCAAGCAGGCGTTCGCGTTGCTTCCCGAGTATCTCGTGACCAGCACGTCCACTGGGGCCACGAATCTCATGGATTACGGCATACAGCTTGGTCGGCGCTTCCGGGCGCTCAAGCTCTGGATGGTGTTGCGTGCATTCGGTCGCGACGGTTTGGCGGAGCGCATTCGCTTCCACTGTGAGCTGGCCCGCGAGTTCGCCGGCATGGTGCACTTCGAGGGCGGGTGGGAGCTGACCGCACCGGTGACGCTGTCGCTGGTGTGCTTCCGGCGTGTGCCGCCGGGGGCCGATGAAGTGGCAATTGCCGCTCTCAATGCACAGATCATGGAGCGGGTCAACGCGCGCGGTGCCGTGTACCTCTCGCACACGAAGCTTGGTGAGCAGTACACGTTACGACTGGCCATCGGCAACATCCGCACCGACCGCCAGCACATCGAGCTGGCGTGGCACGAACTGCGCGCCGCGGCGGCAGCTCTCGAAGCGGGCGCGTAG
- a CDS encoding efflux RND transporter periplasmic adaptor subunit codes for MTTASRRSAHYTLLAVTTLSLAPLAACGKQSEAPADQTAVVQTIGPDNMAVATSDTLSSGPSISGTLAADREARLRAEVAGAVLQTYADAGQRVNAGAVLARIDDAAVRDAALSARSGVTQASVAAQQAERELQRARTLAAAGAIADRDVESAERANLSAQAGLAEAQARLSSAEKNLRNTVVRAPFAGIVAEKAVSPGDIVTPGSAMFTVIDPRSLRVEASVPAVSLGEVRVGAPVTFTVNGADRALTGRVTRIAPMVNAQTKQVAIQASVPNNAGVLVAGLFVEGRVSSQKRVGVLVPEQAVDQTGITPSVMRLKGGKVEKVDVLLGLRDEVAERVEVTTGLASGDTVLLGAARGISVGVPVTVSAPSDAPGQRAATKGVAPATDTTTPISKN; via the coding sequence ATGACCACCGCTTCGCGCCGATCGGCGCATTACACGCTGCTCGCTGTCACGACGCTGTCGCTCGCTCCGCTTGCCGCCTGCGGCAAGCAGTCGGAGGCGCCCGCTGATCAGACGGCCGTCGTCCAGACCATTGGCCCCGACAACATGGCCGTGGCGACCTCCGACACGCTGAGCAGCGGCCCCAGCATCTCGGGTACGCTCGCGGCAGACCGTGAAGCCCGGTTGCGCGCCGAGGTGGCCGGCGCCGTGCTGCAGACGTACGCCGACGCCGGGCAGCGCGTGAACGCGGGCGCGGTGCTCGCCCGCATCGACGATGCCGCGGTGCGTGATGCCGCCCTGTCCGCGCGCTCGGGCGTGACGCAGGCCTCGGTCGCAGCGCAGCAGGCCGAACGTGAACTGCAGCGCGCCCGCACGCTCGCGGCGGCGGGGGCCATCGCCGACCGTGACGTGGAAAGCGCCGAGCGCGCCAACCTCTCGGCGCAGGCCGGGCTCGCCGAGGCGCAGGCGCGGCTCTCATCGGCGGAAAAGAATCTGCGCAACACGGTTGTGCGTGCCCCCTTCGCCGGCATCGTCGCGGAGAAGGCGGTGAGCCCAGGCGACATCGTGACACCGGGGAGCGCGATGTTCACGGTGATCGATCCGCGCAGCCTGCGCGTGGAGGCCTCTGTGCCCGCCGTGTCTCTCGGCGAGGTCCGTGTGGGCGCCCCCGTCACCTTCACGGTGAACGGCGCTGATCGCGCGCTCACGGGGCGCGTCACGCGCATCGCCCCCATGGTGAACGCGCAAACCAAGCAGGTGGCCATTCAGGCTTCCGTGCCCAACAACGCCGGTGTGCTGGTGGCCGGTCTCTTCGTGGAAGGCCGCGTCTCGTCGCAGAAGCGCGTCGGTGTGCTCGTTCCGGAGCAGGCCGTCGACCAGACCGGCATTACGCCCAGCGTGATGCGCCTCAAGGGCGGCAAGGTGGAAAAGGTGGACGTGCTGCTCGGGTTGCGTGACGAGGTGGCGGAGCGGGTGGAAGTGACCACCGGGCTGGCCAGCGGCGACACGGTGCTCCTGGGCGCTGCGCGCGGTATCTCCGTGGGCGTGCCCGTCACGGTCTCGGCGCCGAGTGACGCGCCAGGCCAGCGCGCGGCCACCAAGGGCGTTGCACCGGCGACGGACACGACCACGCCGATCTCGAAGAACTGA
- a CDS encoding TolC family protein produces the protein MMVTLRVRARRAALAPLAVGVLLSATSPLSAQRPTAAPRPLSLTDALRLAGATSEAVELARAGAQRARGQQAQARSAGLPQVNTTLNWQRQLQNQFAAVASRAGGTGAGSGGGADSSQADNPITRIFASQYNFNFGLAASQPLYTGGRVAAGVRGARYARESADLAITSAEAQVQLDVTSAYYDALLAERLAIIADSAFVQAERTLRQVQLTRTVGSTSEFELIRARVTRDNQRPALLQARTTRETALIRLRQLLDLPTDQPLQLTDSIAELPLPAATPAGAIGNITVNADSVLAADPRVQGEVSRLVAASDTAARARAAVRQAAFGVNVAEQQLRATKAQRLPQLSATTNYQRLAPTPTVLPRSLADFLPNWTVGIGLSYPIFTGGNIRGQITAAEAGVVEARQRLKQAEEGATLDARLAALQLTEAETNWQASIGTAEQAQRAYAIAEVRFREGISTQLELSETRVQLQQALANRARAARDLQVARKRLELLPYLPLSVGGASVPMSASTNMGISR, from the coding sequence ATGATGGTGACTCTTCGTGTCCGCGCGCGTCGCGCGGCACTTGCTCCCCTGGCGGTGGGCGTGCTGCTCTCCGCTACGTCGCCGTTGTCGGCGCAGCGGCCGACAGCCGCGCCGCGGCCACTCTCGCTGACCGACGCCCTGCGCCTGGCCGGGGCCACGAGCGAAGCCGTGGAACTGGCCCGAGCAGGCGCGCAGCGCGCACGCGGGCAGCAGGCGCAGGCGCGCTCTGCCGGGTTGCCGCAAGTGAACACCACCCTGAACTGGCAGCGGCAGCTGCAGAACCAGTTCGCCGCCGTCGCCAGTCGTGCTGGTGGCACCGGGGCCGGTTCGGGTGGTGGTGCGGACTCGTCGCAGGCAGACAATCCCATCACCCGCATCTTCGCGTCGCAATACAACTTCAACTTCGGGCTCGCGGCCTCGCAGCCGCTCTACACGGGGGGACGCGTTGCCGCCGGTGTGCGCGGCGCGCGCTACGCCCGGGAGTCGGCCGATCTCGCCATTACCAGCGCCGAAGCGCAGGTGCAGCTCGATGTCACCTCGGCCTACTACGACGCGCTGCTCGCCGAGCGGCTTGCCATCATCGCCGACTCGGCTTTCGTCCAGGCTGAGCGCACCCTGCGGCAAGTGCAACTCACCCGCACCGTGGGGTCCACGTCGGAGTTCGAGCTCATTCGTGCGCGTGTGACACGCGACAACCAGCGCCCGGCGCTGCTGCAGGCGCGCACCACGCGCGAAACGGCACTCATTCGACTGCGCCAGCTGCTCGATTTGCCCACCGATCAGCCGCTCCAGCTCACCGACAGTATCGCCGAGCTGCCGCTGCCCGCGGCCACACCCGCTGGCGCCATCGGGAATATCACCGTGAACGCCGACTCGGTGCTGGCCGCAGACCCGCGTGTGCAGGGGGAGGTATCGCGGCTGGTGGCTGCCAGCGATACCGCCGCCCGCGCCCGCGCCGCGGTGCGTCAGGCGGCCTTCGGCGTGAACGTGGCTGAGCAGCAGCTGCGCGCCACCAAGGCGCAGCGACTGCCCCAGCTCTCGGCCACGACCAACTATCAGCGGCTGGCGCCCACGCCCACGGTGCTGCCGCGCAGTCTCGCCGACTTCCTTCCCAATTGGACCGTCGGCATCGGCCTCTCCTACCCGATCTTCACCGGTGGCAACATCCGCGGGCAGATCACCGCGGCCGAGGCCGGCGTGGTGGAAGCGCGGCAACGCCTCAAGCAGGCCGAAGAGGGTGCCACGCTCGACGCTCGGCTCGCTGCCCTGCAGCTCACCGAAGCGGAGACCAACTGGCAAGCCAGCATCGGCACCGCCGAGCAGGCCCAGCGCGCCTACGCCATTGCCGAGGTGCGCTTCCGCGAAGGCATCTCCACGCAGCTCGAACTGTCGGAAACCCGCGTGCAGCTGCAGCAGGCGCTCGCGAACCGGGCGCGGGCTGCGCGCGACCTGCAGGTGGCACGCAAGCGCCTCGAACTCCTTCCGTATCTCCCGTTGTCGGTCGGCGGCGCGTCCGTTCCGATGTCGGCTTCCACGAACATGGGTATTTCCCGATGA
- a CDS encoding efflux RND transporter permease subunit — MFISDFAIKRPLITVVAMLALVGFGLVALFQLQTDEFPEVQPPVVLTTIIYPGASPEQVEREVLEPIEEAIQSISGVKKMEGEARDGFAQIITTFVYSKDLQEASQEIRDAIGTKRQDLPQEIEEPILRKFNPTDAPIVTLGLSSTALSPAQLTLLADPGITRELRAIPGVADVSVTGSVKRELTVNLDPQRLLSAGVSVPQVVLALQQGNLAVPVGRVNGALDERTIRLRGRLDGPQDFMSLVVAEKGGRVVRLGDVATAEDGIEEQRTLALYNGKDAVGIEIKKTKGYSTTAVAEAILAKVGTLEKVMAQQGATLAVIKNKGQRVTNSVNNVQSALIEGAVLTVLVVFLFLNSWRSTVITGLALPVSVLASFVAVWAFGFTLNTMSLLGLSLAIGILIDDAIVVRENIVRHVEMGKDHYTAAREGTDEIGLAVAATTFSIVAVFVPIAFLQGESGQWFKPFALTIACSVLVSLFVSFSLDPMLSAYWPDPHLEEHQKSWITRQLDKFNHWFNGLAAGYRRLIGWALDHPKSMVSLAVGTFVFALAMPALGFVGGGFFPLEDNAELNMTVETPPGANVDYLRQKVSEAIRLADPSRHPEVLYSFVTAGGASGAVDKASVYLKLRPKGERLKDGQLSAEELGDVMRKEVAGIGGASVSLYTNDFAGQQKQISLELRGNNKDALQKTADQYLAVIKGVPGAVDVALSTKGQKPELTVQVDRGLAGALGVSVGQVATAIRPAFAGLDAGDWVDPTNETRKVMVRLAPEARARGADLAQLPIAVGQGANGALIPLQQVARIKSELGPAIVNHLNRDNVIKVEANIAGRSLSEVQADIEKGLANITLPPGISLSSGGQVEQQQEVFSSIFIALGVAVTLMYLILVVQFGSFLDPISILISLPLSLIGVMGALAITGNTINLMSLIGVILLCGIVAKNAILLIDFAKWAREKNGMPLREALIEAGAIRLRPILMTTFALIAGMVPVALGRGEGAQFRAPLGVAVIGGVITSTVLTLLVIPTFYEIFDGWRTRLSRMVGLKPPHTGEFRTFDMPVPEAGD, encoded by the coding sequence ATGTTCATTTCCGATTTCGCGATCAAGCGGCCACTGATCACCGTGGTGGCCATGCTGGCTCTCGTGGGGTTCGGGCTCGTTGCGCTGTTTCAGCTGCAGACCGACGAGTTCCCCGAGGTGCAGCCGCCGGTCGTGCTCACGACAATCATCTACCCTGGCGCCTCGCCAGAGCAGGTGGAACGAGAGGTCCTCGAGCCCATCGAGGAGGCCATCCAGTCCATCTCCGGCGTGAAGAAGATGGAGGGCGAGGCACGCGACGGCTTTGCGCAGATCATCACCACCTTCGTGTACTCGAAGGATCTGCAGGAAGCCTCGCAGGAGATTCGCGACGCCATCGGCACCAAGCGTCAGGACCTGCCGCAGGAAATCGAAGAACCGATTCTGCGCAAGTTCAATCCCACCGACGCCCCCATCGTGACGCTGGGGCTGTCGTCCACGGCGCTGTCGCCCGCGCAGCTCACCCTGCTGGCCGACCCTGGCATCACGCGGGAACTGCGCGCCATTCCCGGCGTGGCCGACGTATCGGTCACCGGTTCCGTGAAGCGTGAACTCACCGTCAATCTCGACCCGCAGCGGCTGCTCTCGGCGGGCGTGTCAGTCCCGCAGGTGGTGTTGGCGTTGCAGCAGGGTAACCTCGCCGTGCCGGTGGGACGGGTGAACGGCGCGCTGGACGAGCGCACGATCCGCCTGCGCGGTCGCCTCGATGGCCCGCAGGACTTCATGTCGCTCGTCGTTGCCGAAAAGGGCGGGCGGGTCGTGCGCCTGGGCGATGTCGCCACGGCCGAGGACGGGATCGAGGAGCAGCGGACGCTCGCGCTCTACAATGGCAAGGATGCCGTGGGCATCGAGATCAAGAAGACCAAGGGGTACAGCACCACCGCCGTGGCCGAAGCAATTCTCGCGAAGGTGGGCACCCTGGAGAAGGTCATGGCGCAGCAGGGCGCCACGCTGGCCGTAATCAAGAACAAGGGGCAGCGCGTCACCAATTCCGTAAACAACGTGCAGAGCGCCCTCATCGAAGGGGCCGTGCTCACGGTACTCGTGGTGTTCCTGTTCCTCAACTCGTGGCGCTCCACGGTCATCACCGGGCTTGCCCTGCCGGTCTCGGTGCTGGCCAGCTTCGTGGCGGTGTGGGCCTTCGGCTTCACCCTCAACACGATGTCGCTGCTCGGGCTGTCGCTTGCCATCGGCATTCTCATCGACGACGCCATCGTCGTGCGAGAGAACATCGTACGGCACGTGGAGATGGGGAAGGATCATTACACCGCCGCCCGTGAAGGCACCGATGAAATCGGCCTCGCGGTTGCGGCGACCACGTTCTCCATCGTGGCCGTGTTTGTTCCCATCGCCTTCCTCCAGGGGGAGTCGGGGCAGTGGTTCAAGCCGTTCGCGCTTACCATTGCCTGTTCGGTGCTCGTGTCTCTCTTCGTGTCCTTCTCCCTCGACCCCATGCTGTCGGCCTACTGGCCCGATCCGCATCTCGAGGAGCACCAGAAGAGCTGGATCACCAGGCAGCTCGACAAGTTCAACCACTGGTTCAACGGCCTTGCCGCCGGCTATCGACGCCTCATCGGCTGGGCACTTGATCACCCCAAGAGCATGGTGTCGCTGGCGGTGGGGACCTTCGTGTTCGCCCTTGCCATGCCGGCGCTCGGCTTCGTGGGGGGCGGCTTCTTCCCCCTCGAGGACAACGCTGAACTCAACATGACGGTGGAAACGCCCCCGGGCGCCAATGTGGACTACCTGCGGCAGAAGGTCTCGGAGGCCATTCGCCTGGCCGACCCGTCGCGGCATCCGGAAGTGCTGTACAGCTTCGTGACGGCCGGCGGGGCGAGCGGCGCCGTGGACAAGGCCAGCGTGTATCTCAAGCTTCGTCCCAAGGGCGAGCGCCTCAAGGACGGACAGCTCTCGGCGGAGGAGCTGGGGGACGTGATGCGCAAGGAAGTGGCGGGGATTGGCGGTGCGTCCGTCTCGCTGTACACGAACGATTTCGCTGGCCAGCAGAAGCAGATCTCGCTCGAACTGCGCGGCAACAACAAGGACGCGTTGCAGAAGACCGCCGATCAGTACCTCGCGGTCATCAAGGGCGTGCCGGGCGCGGTCGACGTGGCGCTGAGCACCAAGGGGCAGAAGCCGGAACTCACCGTGCAGGTGGACCGTGGCCTCGCCGGCGCCCTGGGCGTGAGTGTGGGGCAGGTGGCCACCGCCATTCGTCCGGCATTCGCCGGCCTCGATGCCGGTGACTGGGTGGATCCCACCAACGAAACGCGCAAGGTCATGGTACGGCTGGCCCCGGAAGCGCGCGCGCGTGGCGCCGATCTCGCGCAGCTGCCGATCGCCGTGGGGCAGGGTGCCAATGGGGCGCTCATTCCGCTGCAGCAGGTGGCGCGCATCAAGAGCGAGCTCGGGCCGGCCATCGTGAACCACCTCAATCGCGACAACGTCATCAAGGTGGAAGCGAACATCGCCGGGCGTTCGCTCAGCGAAGTGCAGGCCGACATCGAGAAGGGGCTGGCGAACATCACCCTGCCGCCGGGCATCTCGTTGTCGAGCGGAGGCCAGGTGGAGCAGCAGCAGGAGGTCTTCAGCAGCATCTTCATCGCGCTTGGCGTGGCGGTGACGCTCATGTACCTCATTCTGGTAGTACAGTTCGGCTCCTTCCTGGATCCGATCTCCATCCTCATCTCCCTGCCGCTCTCGCTCATCGGCGTGATGGGGGCGTTGGCGATCACGGGCAACACGATCAACCTCATGAGCCTCATCGGGGTGATCCTGTTGTGCGGCATTGTGGCCAAGAACGCCATCCTGCTCATCGACTTCGCCAAGTGGGCGCGCGAGAAGAACGGCATGCCCCTGCGCGAGGCGCTCATCGAGGCGGGCGCCATTCGGCTGCGCCCCATCCTCATGACGACCTTCGCGCTCATCGCCGGTATGGTACCGGTCGCACTGGGACGGGGCGAAGGCGCGCAATTTCGTGCCCCACTGGGTGTCGCCGTGATCGGCGGCGTGATCACCAGCACCGTGCTCACACTGCTCGTGATCCCCACCTTCTATGAAATCTTCGATGGCTGGCGGACGCGCCTGTCGCGCATGGTCGGGCTCAAGCCGCCCCACACCGGCGAGTTCCGCACGTTCGACATGCCGGTACCTGAAGCCGGTGATTGA